One Brassica napus cultivar Da-Ae chromosome C2, Da-Ae, whole genome shotgun sequence DNA window includes the following coding sequences:
- the LOC106447820 gene encoding hippocampus abundant transcript 1 protein-like isoform X1 yields MEETTTFQGLRHLFMTVFLHGFSAFIVVPVITDVSMAALCPGKDECSLAIYLSGFQQAITGVGSLMMMPLVGSLSDKHGRKSLLTLPMALNILPLAILAYSRETSVFYIYYVLKTFTSIFCEGSVFCLALAYVADNVSENQRASAFGILTGIGSCAFVCANCCARFLSTTAIFQVATTVAIFSTVYMRIFLPDSIRDNSLVTSIVSTEKLSYVLLEDYPGHRNQISRTVRSVREMASLMRSSVPLFQVAMVSFFSSLSEAGLHASSMYYLKAKFQFNKDQFADLMIIFGIAGSVSQLLFMPILIPALKEEKLLSIGLFFGCAHMFLLGMAWSAWVPYMAAMFSLVSIFHQSCMRSIVSKQVTSYEQGKAQGIISSICSLANVISPLAFSPLTGWFLSERAPFHFPGFSLMCAGFTMTIAFILSLMIRATTPVAAMGSP; encoded by the exons ATGGAGGAAACAACAACGTTTCAGGGGCTAAGACACCTTTTCATGACCGTCTTCTTGCACGGATTCTCGGCGTTCATTGTAGTCCCGGTCATTACAGACGTCAGCATGGCGGCTTTATGTCCTGGAAAAGACGAGTGTTCCCTCGCAATTTACCTCTCAGGCTTTCAACAGGCT ATTACGGGTGTGGGGTCCTTGATGATGATGCCGTTGGTAGGAAGCTTGTCAGATAAGCATGGAAGAAAAAGTTTACTCACACTTCCAATGGCACTCAACATTCTGCCTCTTG CTATATTAGCGTATAGCAGAGAGACGTCTGTCTTCTACATCTACTATGTTCTCAAGACTTTCACGTCCATATTTTGTGAAGGAAGTGTGTTCTGTCTTGCCCTTGCTTATGTG GCTGATAATGTATCCGAAAATCAACGAGCCTCTGCATTTGGAATACTTACCGGAATTGGATCTTGCGCATTTGTATGTGCAAATTGTTGTGCTCGATTCTTATCCACCACCGCTATATTTCAG gtCGCGACAACGGTAGCAATTTTTTCAACAGTGTACATGAGAATTTTTCTACCTGATTCGATCCGAGACAATAGCTTGGTTACTTCCATTGTTTCAACCGAGAAATTGAGTTACGTGTTACTTGAAGATTACCCTGGACATAGAAATCAAATATCTAGAACAGTACGTTCTGTACGTGAAATGGCCTCTCTAATGAGGAGCAG CGTTCCACTTTTTCAAGTTGCAATGGTGTCATTCTTCAGTAGTCTTAGTGAGGCCGGTCTACATGCTTCATCTATG TACTATCTAAAGGCCAAGTTTCAGTTTAACAAAGATCAGTTTGCAGACTTGATGATCATATTTGGCATTGCCGGGTCTGTTTCACAG TTGCTCTTCATGCCCATTTTAATTCCTGCTTTAAAAGAGGAGAAACTGCTCTCAATTGGTCTTTTTTTCGGATGTGCGCAT ATGTTCCTCCTCGGTATGGCATGGTCCGCGTGGGTTCCATATATGGCGGCCATGTTTTCACTTGTCTCTATATTTCATCAGTCATGT ATGCGGAGCATTGTCTCCAAACAAGTAACATCATATGAACAG GGTAAGGCCCAAGGGATTATTTCAAGCATATGCTCTCTTGCAAACGTCATTTCTCCGCTAGCATTTTCACCTCTAACAG GCTGGTTTTTGTCTGAAAGAGCACCATTTCATTTCCCAGGGTTCAGTCTTATGTGCGCGGGGTTTACTATG ACAATAGCTTTTATCTTAAGTCTGATGATCAGAGCAACAACTCCAGTGGCAGCTATGGGATCTCCATAA
- the LOC106447820 gene encoding hippocampus abundant transcript 1 protein-like isoform X5 — protein MEETTTFQGLRHLFMTVFLHGFSAFIVVPVITDVSMAALCPGKDECSLAIYLSGFQQAITGVGSLMMMPLVGSLSDKHGRKSLLTLPMALNILPLAILAYSRETSVFYIYYVLKTFTSIFCEGSVFCLALAYVADNVSENQRASAFGILTGIGSCAFVCANCCARFLSTTAIFQVATTVAIFSTVYMRIFLPDSIRDNSLVTSIVSTEKLSYVLLEDYPGHRNQISRTVRSVREMASLMRSSVPLFQVAMVSFFSSLSEAGLHASSMYYLKAKFQFNKDQFADLMIIFGIAGSVSQLLFMPILIPALKEEKLLSIGLFFGCAHMFLLGMAWSAWVPYMAAMFSLVSIFHQSCMRSIVSKQVTSYEQTIAFILSLMIRATTPVAAMGSP, from the exons ATGGAGGAAACAACAACGTTTCAGGGGCTAAGACACCTTTTCATGACCGTCTTCTTGCACGGATTCTCGGCGTTCATTGTAGTCCCGGTCATTACAGACGTCAGCATGGCGGCTTTATGTCCTGGAAAAGACGAGTGTTCCCTCGCAATTTACCTCTCAGGCTTTCAACAGGCT ATTACGGGTGTGGGGTCCTTGATGATGATGCCGTTGGTAGGAAGCTTGTCAGATAAGCATGGAAGAAAAAGTTTACTCACACTTCCAATGGCACTCAACATTCTGCCTCTTG CTATATTAGCGTATAGCAGAGAGACGTCTGTCTTCTACATCTACTATGTTCTCAAGACTTTCACGTCCATATTTTGTGAAGGAAGTGTGTTCTGTCTTGCCCTTGCTTATGTG GCTGATAATGTATCCGAAAATCAACGAGCCTCTGCATTTGGAATACTTACCGGAATTGGATCTTGCGCATTTGTATGTGCAAATTGTTGTGCTCGATTCTTATCCACCACCGCTATATTTCAG gtCGCGACAACGGTAGCAATTTTTTCAACAGTGTACATGAGAATTTTTCTACCTGATTCGATCCGAGACAATAGCTTGGTTACTTCCATTGTTTCAACCGAGAAATTGAGTTACGTGTTACTTGAAGATTACCCTGGACATAGAAATCAAATATCTAGAACAGTACGTTCTGTACGTGAAATGGCCTCTCTAATGAGGAGCAG CGTTCCACTTTTTCAAGTTGCAATGGTGTCATTCTTCAGTAGTCTTAGTGAGGCCGGTCTACATGCTTCATCTATG TACTATCTAAAGGCCAAGTTTCAGTTTAACAAAGATCAGTTTGCAGACTTGATGATCATATTTGGCATTGCCGGGTCTGTTTCACAG TTGCTCTTCATGCCCATTTTAATTCCTGCTTTAAAAGAGGAGAAACTGCTCTCAATTGGTCTTTTTTTCGGATGTGCGCAT ATGTTCCTCCTCGGTATGGCATGGTCCGCGTGGGTTCCATATATGGCGGCCATGTTTTCACTTGTCTCTATATTTCATCAGTCATGT ATGCGGAGCATTGTCTCCAAACAAGTAACATCATATGAACAG ACAATAGCTTTTATCTTAAGTCTGATGATCAGAGCAACAACTCCAGTGGCAGCTATGGGATCTCCATAA
- the LOC106447820 gene encoding tetracycline resistance protein, class E-like isoform X2: MEETTTFQGLRHLFMTVFLHGFSAFIVVPVITDVSMAALCPGKDECSLAIYLSGFQQAITGVGSLMMMPLVGSLSDKHGRKSLLTLPMALNILPLAILAYSRETSVFYIYYVLKTFTSIFCEGSVFCLALAYVVATTVAIFSTVYMRIFLPDSIRDNSLVTSIVSTEKLSYVLLEDYPGHRNQISRTVRSVREMASLMRSSVPLFQVAMVSFFSSLSEAGLHASSMYYLKAKFQFNKDQFADLMIIFGIAGSVSQLLFMPILIPALKEEKLLSIGLFFGCAHMFLLGMAWSAWVPYMAAMFSLVSIFHQSCMRSIVSKQVTSYEQGKAQGIISSICSLANVISPLAFSPLTGWFLSERAPFHFPGFSLMCAGFTMTIAFILSLMIRATTPVAAMGSP, encoded by the exons ATGGAGGAAACAACAACGTTTCAGGGGCTAAGACACCTTTTCATGACCGTCTTCTTGCACGGATTCTCGGCGTTCATTGTAGTCCCGGTCATTACAGACGTCAGCATGGCGGCTTTATGTCCTGGAAAAGACGAGTGTTCCCTCGCAATTTACCTCTCAGGCTTTCAACAGGCT ATTACGGGTGTGGGGTCCTTGATGATGATGCCGTTGGTAGGAAGCTTGTCAGATAAGCATGGAAGAAAAAGTTTACTCACACTTCCAATGGCACTCAACATTCTGCCTCTTG CTATATTAGCGTATAGCAGAGAGACGTCTGTCTTCTACATCTACTATGTTCTCAAGACTTTCACGTCCATATTTTGTGAAGGAAGTGTGTTCTGTCTTGCCCTTGCTTATGTG gtCGCGACAACGGTAGCAATTTTTTCAACAGTGTACATGAGAATTTTTCTACCTGATTCGATCCGAGACAATAGCTTGGTTACTTCCATTGTTTCAACCGAGAAATTGAGTTACGTGTTACTTGAAGATTACCCTGGACATAGAAATCAAATATCTAGAACAGTACGTTCTGTACGTGAAATGGCCTCTCTAATGAGGAGCAG CGTTCCACTTTTTCAAGTTGCAATGGTGTCATTCTTCAGTAGTCTTAGTGAGGCCGGTCTACATGCTTCATCTATG TACTATCTAAAGGCCAAGTTTCAGTTTAACAAAGATCAGTTTGCAGACTTGATGATCATATTTGGCATTGCCGGGTCTGTTTCACAG TTGCTCTTCATGCCCATTTTAATTCCTGCTTTAAAAGAGGAGAAACTGCTCTCAATTGGTCTTTTTTTCGGATGTGCGCAT ATGTTCCTCCTCGGTATGGCATGGTCCGCGTGGGTTCCATATATGGCGGCCATGTTTTCACTTGTCTCTATATTTCATCAGTCATGT ATGCGGAGCATTGTCTCCAAACAAGTAACATCATATGAACAG GGTAAGGCCCAAGGGATTATTTCAAGCATATGCTCTCTTGCAAACGTCATTTCTCCGCTAGCATTTTCACCTCTAACAG GCTGGTTTTTGTCTGAAAGAGCACCATTTCATTTCCCAGGGTTCAGTCTTATGTGCGCGGGGTTTACTATG ACAATAGCTTTTATCTTAAGTCTGATGATCAGAGCAACAACTCCAGTGGCAGCTATGGGATCTCCATAA
- the LOC106447820 gene encoding hippocampus abundant transcript 1 protein-like isoform X3, which yields MEETTTFQGLRHLFMTVFLHGFSAFIVVPVITDVSMAALCPGKDECSLAIYLSGFQQAITGVGSLMMMPLVGSLSDKHGRKSLLTLPMALNILPLAILAYSRETSVFYIYYVLKTFTSIFCEGSVFCLALAYVADNVSENQRASAFGILTGIGSCAFVCANCCARFLSTTAIFQVATTVAIFSTVYMRIFLPDSIRDNSLVTSIVSTEKLSYVLLEDYPGHRNQISRTVRSVREMASLMRSSVPLFQVAMVSFFSSLSEAGLHASSMYYLKAKFQFNKDQFADLMIIFGIAGSVSQLLFMPILIPALKEEKLLSIGLFFGCAHMFLLGMAWSAWVPYMAAMFSLVSIFHQSCMRSIVSKQVTSYEQAGFCLKEHHFISQGSVLCARGLLW from the exons ATGGAGGAAACAACAACGTTTCAGGGGCTAAGACACCTTTTCATGACCGTCTTCTTGCACGGATTCTCGGCGTTCATTGTAGTCCCGGTCATTACAGACGTCAGCATGGCGGCTTTATGTCCTGGAAAAGACGAGTGTTCCCTCGCAATTTACCTCTCAGGCTTTCAACAGGCT ATTACGGGTGTGGGGTCCTTGATGATGATGCCGTTGGTAGGAAGCTTGTCAGATAAGCATGGAAGAAAAAGTTTACTCACACTTCCAATGGCACTCAACATTCTGCCTCTTG CTATATTAGCGTATAGCAGAGAGACGTCTGTCTTCTACATCTACTATGTTCTCAAGACTTTCACGTCCATATTTTGTGAAGGAAGTGTGTTCTGTCTTGCCCTTGCTTATGTG GCTGATAATGTATCCGAAAATCAACGAGCCTCTGCATTTGGAATACTTACCGGAATTGGATCTTGCGCATTTGTATGTGCAAATTGTTGTGCTCGATTCTTATCCACCACCGCTATATTTCAG gtCGCGACAACGGTAGCAATTTTTTCAACAGTGTACATGAGAATTTTTCTACCTGATTCGATCCGAGACAATAGCTTGGTTACTTCCATTGTTTCAACCGAGAAATTGAGTTACGTGTTACTTGAAGATTACCCTGGACATAGAAATCAAATATCTAGAACAGTACGTTCTGTACGTGAAATGGCCTCTCTAATGAGGAGCAG CGTTCCACTTTTTCAAGTTGCAATGGTGTCATTCTTCAGTAGTCTTAGTGAGGCCGGTCTACATGCTTCATCTATG TACTATCTAAAGGCCAAGTTTCAGTTTAACAAAGATCAGTTTGCAGACTTGATGATCATATTTGGCATTGCCGGGTCTGTTTCACAG TTGCTCTTCATGCCCATTTTAATTCCTGCTTTAAAAGAGGAGAAACTGCTCTCAATTGGTCTTTTTTTCGGATGTGCGCAT ATGTTCCTCCTCGGTATGGCATGGTCCGCGTGGGTTCCATATATGGCGGCCATGTTTTCACTTGTCTCTATATTTCATCAGTCATGT ATGCGGAGCATTGTCTCCAAACAAGTAACATCATATGAACAG GCTGGTTTTTGTCTGAAAGAGCACCATTTCATTTCCCAGGGTTCAGTCTTATGTGCGCGGGGTTTACTATGGTAA
- the LOC106447820 gene encoding hippocampus abundant transcript 1 protein-like isoform X4 yields MEETTTFQGLRHLFMTVFLHGFSAFIVVPVITDVSMAALCPGKDECSLAIYLSGFQQAITGVGSLMMMPLVGSLSDKHGRKSLLTLPMALNILPLAILAYSRETSVFYIYYVLKTFTSIFCEGSVFCLALAYVADNVSENQRASAFGILTGIGSCAFVCANCCARFLSTTAIFQVATTVAIFSTVYMRIFLPDSIRDNSLVTSIVSTEKLSYVLLEDYPGHRNQISRTVRSVREMASLMRSSVPLFQVAMVSFFSSLSEAGLHASSMYYLKAKFQFNKDQFADLMIIFGIAGSVSQLLFMPILIPALKEEKLLSIGLFFGCAHMFLLGMAWSAWVPYMAAMFSLVSIFHQSCMRSIVSKQVTSYEQAGFCLKEHHFISQGSVLCARGLL; encoded by the exons ATGGAGGAAACAACAACGTTTCAGGGGCTAAGACACCTTTTCATGACCGTCTTCTTGCACGGATTCTCGGCGTTCATTGTAGTCCCGGTCATTACAGACGTCAGCATGGCGGCTTTATGTCCTGGAAAAGACGAGTGTTCCCTCGCAATTTACCTCTCAGGCTTTCAACAGGCT ATTACGGGTGTGGGGTCCTTGATGATGATGCCGTTGGTAGGAAGCTTGTCAGATAAGCATGGAAGAAAAAGTTTACTCACACTTCCAATGGCACTCAACATTCTGCCTCTTG CTATATTAGCGTATAGCAGAGAGACGTCTGTCTTCTACATCTACTATGTTCTCAAGACTTTCACGTCCATATTTTGTGAAGGAAGTGTGTTCTGTCTTGCCCTTGCTTATGTG GCTGATAATGTATCCGAAAATCAACGAGCCTCTGCATTTGGAATACTTACCGGAATTGGATCTTGCGCATTTGTATGTGCAAATTGTTGTGCTCGATTCTTATCCACCACCGCTATATTTCAG gtCGCGACAACGGTAGCAATTTTTTCAACAGTGTACATGAGAATTTTTCTACCTGATTCGATCCGAGACAATAGCTTGGTTACTTCCATTGTTTCAACCGAGAAATTGAGTTACGTGTTACTTGAAGATTACCCTGGACATAGAAATCAAATATCTAGAACAGTACGTTCTGTACGTGAAATGGCCTCTCTAATGAGGAGCAG CGTTCCACTTTTTCAAGTTGCAATGGTGTCATTCTTCAGTAGTCTTAGTGAGGCCGGTCTACATGCTTCATCTATG TACTATCTAAAGGCCAAGTTTCAGTTTAACAAAGATCAGTTTGCAGACTTGATGATCATATTTGGCATTGCCGGGTCTGTTTCACAG TTGCTCTTCATGCCCATTTTAATTCCTGCTTTAAAAGAGGAGAAACTGCTCTCAATTGGTCTTTTTTTCGGATGTGCGCAT ATGTTCCTCCTCGGTATGGCATGGTCCGCGTGGGTTCCATATATGGCGGCCATGTTTTCACTTGTCTCTATATTTCATCAGTCATGT ATGCGGAGCATTGTCTCCAAACAAGTAACATCATATGAACAG GCTGGTTTTTGTCTGAAAGAGCACCATTTCATTTCCCAGGGTTCAGTCTTATGTGCGCGGGGTTTACTATG